A portion of the Oscillospiraceae bacterium genome contains these proteins:
- a CDS encoding ABC transporter substrate-binding protein, protein MRKITRRSFLAAAAACGAAAALSACGGSSASSAAASSVASSTAASVSAAADGQKFTVGICQLVQHAALDAATQGFEDALTAAFGDNVTFDFQNAQGDSATCATITNGFVSSGVDLIMANATPALQAAQAATNTIPVLGTSVTEYGVALGLDNFSGTVGGNVSGTSDLAPLDQQADMIVEWMPDAKKVGLLYCSAEANSQYQVDEVQKYLETKGVTATQYAFSDSNDLSSVCQKAADENDALYVPTDNTVAANTGIVDGICRPAKKPVFAGEEGICSGCGVATLSISYYDLGYTTGEMAVKILNGESDISTMPIEYTDVTKKYNKAICDDLGLTVPEGYVEIEA, encoded by the coding sequence ATGCGTAAGATCACTCGTCGTTCGTTCCTGGCTGCCGCCGCTGCCTGCGGTGCCGCCGCTGCTCTGTCTGCCTGTGGCGGTTCTTCCGCTTCCTCCGCAGCTGCTTCTTCCGTGGCTTCCTCCACCGCAGCTTCTGTTTCTGCAGCGGCTGACGGCCAGAAGTTCACCGTTGGCATCTGCCAGCTGGTGCAGCACGCCGCTCTGGATGCTGCCACCCAGGGCTTTGAGGATGCCCTGACGGCTGCCTTTGGCGACAACGTTACCTTCGACTTCCAGAATGCACAGGGCGACTCCGCAACCTGCGCTACCATCACCAACGGCTTTGTTTCTTCCGGTGTGGATCTGATCATGGCCAACGCGACCCCCGCTCTGCAGGCGGCTCAGGCTGCCACCAACACCATCCCGGTGCTGGGCACCTCGGTCACCGAGTACGGCGTGGCGCTGGGTCTGGATAACTTCTCCGGCACCGTGGGCGGCAACGTCTCCGGCACCTCCGATCTGGCCCCGCTGGATCAGCAGGCGGATATGATCGTGGAGTGGATGCCGGACGCCAAGAAGGTGGGCCTGCTGTACTGCTCCGCTGAGGCCAACAGCCAGTATCAGGTGGACGAGGTCCAGAAGTACCTGGAGACCAAGGGTGTGACCGCTACCCAGTACGCATTCTCCGACTCCAACGATCTGTCCTCTGTGTGCCAGAAAGCGGCCGATGAGAACGATGCCCTGTATGTGCCCACTGACAACACCGTTGCCGCCAATACCGGCATCGTGGACGGCATCTGCCGCCCGGCCAAGAAGCCCGTGTTCGCCGGTGAGGAGGGCATCTGCTCCGGCTGCGGCGTGGCCACCCTGTCCATCAGCTACTATGATCTGGGCTACACCACCGGTGAGATGGCCGTCAAGATCCTGAACGGCGAGAGCGATATCTCCACCATGCCCATCGAGTACACCGACGTGACCAAGAAGTACAACAAGGCCATCTGCGATGATCTGGGCCTGACCGTGCCGGAAGGCTATGTAGAGATCGAAGCCTGA
- a CDS encoding helix-turn-helix domain-containing protein, whose translation MYELNKIAFGSFLAQLRREKGMTQKELAACLYVSDKAVSKWERGLSVPDISLLVPLAEQLNVTVAELLQGCRVEEEQRFTREETEELIRKALIFSAEPPERRQARTQKFLPLYGVSVVLGLVETAVVWAVGLAGTEGAMMLLIINVIFGIVYGAYTLFWIPETLPRYYDENHVCNFAQGAIHMNIPGVYYNNRNWLHVIKAMRVWCVVSMLLTPLCTAAAVVFEQATGWQVWRAVFIGYIASLFGAIVIPAKKYQ comes from the coding sequence ATGTACGAACTGAACAAGATCGCTTTTGGGAGTTTTCTGGCACAGCTGCGCAGGGAGAAGGGCATGACCCAGAAGGAGCTTGCCGCCTGCCTGTATGTTTCGGATAAAGCCGTCAGCAAATGGGAGCGCGGCTTGAGCGTGCCGGATATCTCCCTGCTGGTGCCGCTGGCCGAACAGCTGAATGTGACCGTGGCCGAGCTGTTACAGGGCTGCCGCGTGGAGGAGGAGCAGCGCTTTACCCGCGAGGAAACAGAGGAACTGATCCGCAAGGCACTGATTTTTTCGGCAGAACCGCCGGAGCGCCGCCAGGCCCGCACGCAGAAGTTTCTGCCGCTGTATGGGGTCAGCGTGGTGCTTGGCCTTGTAGAGACCGCAGTTGTCTGGGCCGTGGGGCTGGCCGGGACCGAGGGGGCAATGATGCTGCTGATTATAAACGTGATCTTCGGCATCGTATATGGGGCCTACACCTTGTTCTGGATTCCGGAAACATTGCCGCGCTATTATGACGAAAACCATGTCTGCAATTTTGCACAGGGCGCGATCCACATGAATATTCCGGGTGTGTACTACAACAACCGCAACTGGCTCCATGTGATCAAAGCAATGCGGGTGTGGTGCGTGGTAAGTATGCTCCTGACACCGCTCTGCACGGCAGCGGCGGTCGTGTTTGAACAGGCCACCGGATGGCAGGTGTGGCGTGCAGTGTTTATCGGATACATTGCATCGCTGTTTGGCGCAATCGTCATCCCGGCAAAGAAGTATCAATGA
- a CDS encoding serine hydrolase, with product MKTKSNRRGRRQRGYRGLLWVLAAGLLLFGLIAQQNILLGTSSRHALLMDARTGQVLARKRSGEEAAPASLTKMMTVLLATEALPDLDTPVTLPEDIFPALYKADASMAGFQPGETVTVRDLLYGAMLPSGAECCEALARQVSGSEEAFVALMNRKAGELSMKHTHFANCTGLTSPEHYSSAADLAVLLQAALNNETFRTVFTTGQYTSSVTAQHPKGLYMASTLLSRLDGGEVTGGQILGGKTGYTDAAGLCLASLAVVNGKEYILVTLGAPGNHATEQTNIMDAVQVYRRLEKKK from the coding sequence ATGAAAACAAAATCAAACCGCCGCGGCAGACGCCAACGCGGATATCGGGGATTGCTTTGGGTGCTGGCAGCCGGCCTGCTGTTGTTCGGGCTGATCGCTCAGCAGAATATCCTGCTGGGCACGTCCAGCCGACACGCGCTGCTGATGGATGCCCGGACCGGGCAGGTCTTGGCCCGGAAGCGGTCTGGTGAGGAAGCCGCTCCGGCCTCCCTGACCAAGATGATGACGGTGCTGCTGGCAACGGAAGCGCTGCCGGACCTGGACACGCCGGTGACCTTGCCGGAGGACATCTTTCCCGCCCTGTACAAGGCAGACGCTTCCATGGCCGGGTTCCAGCCGGGCGAGACGGTCACGGTGCGGGATCTGCTGTACGGAGCCATGCTGCCTTCCGGCGCCGAGTGCTGTGAGGCGCTGGCCCGGCAGGTGAGCGGCAGCGAGGAGGCCTTTGTGGCTCTGATGAACCGGAAAGCCGGGGAGCTGAGCATGAAACACACCCACTTTGCCAACTGCACCGGCCTGACCAGCCCGGAACACTATTCCAGTGCGGCAGATCTGGCCGTGCTGCTGCAGGCCGCACTGAACAACGAAACTTTCCGCACGGTGTTTACCACCGGGCAGTACACCAGCAGCGTCACAGCGCAGCACCCGAAGGGACTGTATATGGCCAGCACCCTGCTGAGCAGGCTGGACGGTGGAGAGGTGACAGGCGGGCAGATCCTGGGCGGCAAGACCGGCTACACGGATGCGGCCGGTCTGTGCCTTGCCAGCCTTGCCGTGGTGAACGGAAAGGAGTACATTCTGGTCACGCTGGGGGCACCCGGAAACCACGCGACGGAGCAGACCAACATCATGGATGCTGTGCAGGTGTACCGCAGACTGGAAAAGAAAAAATGA
- a CDS encoding YkgJ family cysteine cluster protein, translating into MRDDHIDLCGQVDFTRTEAMPLLEREAQFCFACAGCGDCCRGREDIVVSGFDLWRIAARLRLPPQIVARGYCRASIGQVSHLPVLRLAPVKENRSNCPFLTENHCAIHDAEPLVCALYPLAQEISREGQVSYFLQPTGCGGQVIEARVQDYLSRYDVPAREALDVRWALTCMELEDEVERLEAVLSPVLLRRAQAKLWQALYYHYDYAQPWLPQLEANLHGLKADWAKLTAYQQKQNVQSK; encoded by the coding sequence ATGCGTGACGACCACATCGACCTGTGCGGGCAGGTGGATTTTACCCGCACCGAGGCCATGCCGCTTCTGGAGCGGGAGGCGCAGTTCTGTTTTGCCTGCGCCGGATGCGGCGACTGCTGCCGGGGCAGGGAAGATATCGTAGTATCTGGTTTTGACCTGTGGCGCATTGCAGCCCGGCTGCGCCTGCCGCCGCAGATCGTGGCCCGGGGCTATTGCCGGGCCAGCATCGGGCAGGTGAGCCATCTGCCGGTGCTGCGGCTGGCCCCGGTCAAAGAGAACCGCAGCAACTGCCCGTTCCTGACCGAGAACCACTGTGCCATCCACGATGCGGAACCGCTGGTGTGCGCGCTCTACCCGCTGGCCCAGGAGATCAGCCGGGAAGGGCAGGTGAGCTACTTCTTGCAGCCTACCGGCTGCGGAGGGCAGGTGATCGAAGCCCGGGTACAGGACTACCTGTCCCGCTACGACGTGCCCGCCCGCGAGGCGCTGGACGTGCGCTGGGCATTGACCTGCATGGAGCTGGAGGATGAGGTGGAACGTCTGGAAGCGGTGCTCAGTCCGGTGCTGCTGCGGCGTGCCCAGGCAAAGCTGTGGCAGGCACTGTATTACCACTACGACTACGCACAGCCCTGGCTGCCCCAGCTGGAAGCCAACCTGCACGGTCTGAAAGCCGATTGGGCAAAACTGACGGCTTACCAGCAAAAGCAAAACGTGCAATCAAAATAA